Proteins from a genomic interval of Corynebacterium freiburgense:
- the dnaJ gene encoding molecular chaperone DnaJ, with product MRSEWAEKDYYADLGVSSSASADEIKRAYRTLARANHPDKNPGDKAAEQRFKKAAEAYDVLGDESKRAEYDEFKRTFAAGGFGGLGGYGAGFRGQDFSDIFGGGGYSQEGGFGDIFSGLFNRSGATRNTARATRGADVETEITLDFREAAKGTVFPIQLTGQAPCSACHGSGSRTGKTSTCTTCNGSGFRSETRGAFGLSAPCEDCEGTGQRVIDPCHECSGLGTVHRTRSITVRIPTGVIDGQKVRLAGKGEAGPKGKPAGDLFVTVHVRPDPVFTRTGDDLEVTIPVSFAELALGDTVSVPTLDLPVRVKIPAGTPNGRTLRVRGRGVEKRDGSAGDLLVTVNVTVPQHLDAAAATALRTYAEAERVSGFDPREGWAGAK from the coding sequence ATGCGAAGTGAATGGGCGGAAAAAGACTACTATGCGGACCTGGGTGTCTCCTCGTCCGCGAGCGCCGATGAGATTAAGCGGGCTTACCGTACCCTCGCTCGGGCAAATCACCCAGATAAAAACCCAGGAGACAAAGCTGCGGAGCAGCGTTTTAAAAAAGCTGCAGAAGCATATGATGTTCTTGGCGATGAATCGAAACGTGCCGAATACGATGAGTTCAAACGAACCTTTGCCGCTGGTGGGTTCGGTGGACTCGGAGGTTATGGTGCCGGGTTTCGCGGACAGGACTTCTCGGATATTTTCGGCGGGGGAGGATATAGCCAAGAAGGTGGTTTTGGTGACATCTTCAGTGGCCTTTTCAACCGCAGTGGTGCTACTCGCAACACGGCTCGGGCTACACGAGGGGCCGACGTTGAAACGGAAATTACGCTAGATTTCCGCGAGGCCGCCAAAGGTACAGTTTTCCCAATACAACTCACTGGTCAAGCTCCGTGCTCGGCATGTCATGGGTCGGGTTCTCGTACCGGAAAAACGTCTACATGTACTACATGTAATGGTTCTGGTTTTCGTAGCGAAACTCGCGGCGCTTTCGGCCTTTCCGCTCCGTGTGAAGATTGTGAAGGCACTGGTCAACGTGTTATAGACCCATGCCATGAGTGCTCCGGACTTGGGACGGTTCATAGGACACGGTCCATTACCGTGCGTATCCCAACTGGTGTGATTGATGGCCAGAAAGTTCGTCTTGCCGGCAAGGGTGAAGCTGGGCCGAAAGGCAAGCCTGCTGGCGATCTATTTGTCACGGTACACGTTCGTCCAGACCCCGTATTCACACGTACTGGTGATGATCTTGAAGTAACTATTCCAGTAAGTTTTGCTGAACTCGCATTGGGCGATACCGTTAGCGTGCCTACTTTAGATTTACCCGTACGGGTAAAAATTCCCGCTGGAACGCCGAACGGACGCACATTGCGGGTGCGTGGTCGGGGCGTCGAAAAGCGTGATGGTAGCGCCGGTGACCTTTTGGTAACCGTAAATGTGACTGTGCCTCAGCATCTCGACGCCGCTGCCGCCACCGCACTCCGTACTTATGCTGAAGCGGAGCGTGTCTCAGGTTTTGATCCGCGAGAAGGGTGGGCTGGAGCGAAATGA
- the exaC gene encoding acetaldehyde dehydrogenase ExaC, whose protein sequence is MTIYANPGAEGSLITFKQRYENFIGGKWVPPIGGEYMENITPVTGQVICEVPRSKAEDVELALDAAHAAKDAWARTSQAERALILHRIADRMEEHLEMLAVAETWENGKAVRETLLADIPLAIDHFRYFAGIARAQEGRISQIDDDTVAYHFKEPIGVVGQIIPWNFPILMATWKLAPALAAGNCIVLKPAAQTPVSILVVIELIQDLLPPGVLNVVNGRGTEVGDAITSSDRISKIAFTGSTAVGQQIHRAVSEKVIPVTLELGGKSPSVFFPDIMDKDDDFREKCIEGLAMFALNQGEICTCPSRALVHESIADEFLKLAVEKVRNIRTGNPLDTETMMGAQASQDQMDKIAGYLKSGPAEGAEVLTGGHVATIEGFEGGFYIEPTILKGDNSMQCFQEEIFGPVLAVTTFKTFEEAMEIANDTVYGLGAGVWTRNQNTAYRAGREIQAGRVWVNNYHSYPAHAAFGGYKLSGIGRENHAMMMDHYQETKCMLVSYSEKPLGFF, encoded by the coding sequence ATGACCATCTATGCAAATCCAGGGGCTGAAGGGTCGCTGATCACCTTCAAGCAGCGTTATGAAAACTTCATTGGTGGTAAGTGGGTGCCACCGATCGGTGGCGAATATATGGAAAACATCACCCCGGTGACTGGTCAAGTGATTTGCGAAGTGCCCCGGTCGAAAGCAGAAGATGTCGAGCTAGCCCTTGATGCAGCCCATGCCGCAAAAGATGCTTGGGCGAGAACATCTCAAGCCGAGCGGGCCCTTATTCTTCATCGAATTGCAGATCGCATGGAAGAGCACCTGGAAATGCTTGCGGTTGCGGAAACATGGGAAAACGGAAAAGCGGTGCGTGAAACGCTGCTAGCGGATATACCACTAGCAATCGACCATTTCCGGTACTTTGCGGGTATTGCGCGAGCCCAAGAAGGGCGTATTTCTCAAATTGACGATGATACTGTTGCGTATCACTTCAAGGAACCAATTGGTGTGGTTGGCCAGATTATTCCTTGGAACTTCCCAATCCTTATGGCTACCTGGAAACTTGCACCTGCGCTTGCCGCAGGCAACTGTATTGTTTTGAAGCCAGCAGCGCAAACACCGGTTTCCATTCTTGTTGTCATAGAGTTAATACAAGATTTACTCCCACCCGGCGTGCTTAATGTGGTGAACGGGCGTGGTACTGAAGTTGGAGATGCGATTACCTCCTCCGACCGAATTTCCAAGATTGCATTTACTGGTTCTACCGCGGTAGGACAGCAAATTCACAGGGCGGTATCCGAAAAAGTTATTCCAGTAACCCTTGAACTTGGCGGAAAGTCACCTTCGGTCTTTTTCCCAGACATTATGGATAAAGACGATGATTTCCGGGAAAAGTGCATTGAAGGTTTAGCCATGTTCGCATTGAACCAAGGTGAAATCTGTACTTGTCCGTCACGAGCCCTTGTACATGAATCCATAGCTGATGAGTTTTTGAAACTTGCAGTGGAGAAGGTGCGGAATATTCGTACTGGTAACCCATTGGACACTGAAACCATGATGGGTGCTCAAGCTTCCCAGGATCAAATGGATAAGATCGCCGGTTATCTTAAGTCTGGCCCTGCCGAAGGCGCAGAAGTTCTCACTGGTGGCCACGTGGCAACCATTGAAGGCTTTGAGGGTGGGTTCTATATCGAGCCGACCATTCTTAAGGGCGATAATTCTATGCAGTGCTTCCAGGAAGAAATCTTCGGCCCGGTCCTAGCTGTGACTACCTTTAAGACCTTTGAAGAGGCAATGGAGATCGCCAATGACACCGTATATGGATTGGGTGCTGGTGTTTGGACGCGTAATCAAAATACTGCGTACCGTGCAGGCCGGGAAATTCAGGCTGGCCGGGTTTGGGTAAATAACTACCATTCGTATCCTGCACATGCTGCGTTTGGCGGCTATAAGTTGTCTGGAATTGGGCGTGAAAATCACGCGATGATGATGGACCACTATCAGGAAACAAAGTGCATGTTGGTTTCTTATAGCGAGAAACCATTGGGCTTCTTCTAA
- a CDS encoding alpha/beta hydrolase, whose amino-acid sequence MPINALCAEECAQSLRTTQFFNPVLNGTGVFFDRAREEAKQIQSHWEEIGKIQDLVADVLIATAQAQMDLDFAWEKARAFGDESELVTDFLRHIQAMGEALDAACAAEIDFLCTPAPNRIERRFADSDSLSIAALHEFNTNTAIEQIIGSDGKILELGDEHIVVAYGDIEHSPHVATIVPGVGSSNPEHWPQYADRGRRLAKETGAAIIWLGYQAPPNVPAGIAPLPAEYGAIELREFQAALARRNPDQYHSILAHSYGTVVAGKAAQSGLDADAIIFMGSPGTGANNTSELHLYSDEPRIIAITGDRDPIALSASATGGVHGPDPTHPQFGAEVWHSQTDHSGYWEDQTFLHQISQLPYR is encoded by the coding sequence ATGCCTATAAATGCTTTATGCGCCGAAGAGTGCGCTCAAAGCTTACGTACAACACAGTTTTTTAATCCCGTACTCAATGGCACTGGCGTATTTTTCGATCGTGCACGGGAAGAAGCCAAGCAGATACAGAGCCATTGGGAAGAGATTGGAAAAATCCAAGATCTAGTTGCGGATGTCCTTATAGCAACAGCACAAGCACAAATGGATTTGGATTTTGCATGGGAAAAAGCCCGGGCATTTGGCGATGAATCTGAACTCGTAACGGATTTTTTGCGACACATCCAAGCCATGGGCGAAGCCCTTGATGCCGCCTGCGCTGCAGAAATAGATTTTCTTTGTACTCCAGCCCCTAACCGTATTGAACGAAGATTCGCGGATTCTGATTCACTTTCCATAGCAGCATTGCATGAATTCAATACCAATACCGCCATCGAACAGATTATCGGTAGTGATGGAAAAATATTAGAACTAGGAGATGAGCATATCGTGGTTGCGTATGGCGATATAGAGCATTCTCCACACGTTGCTACTATTGTGCCCGGCGTTGGAAGTTCCAACCCCGAGCATTGGCCACAGTATGCGGACCGGGGGCGTCGTTTAGCAAAGGAAACCGGAGCCGCCATTATTTGGCTTGGCTACCAAGCACCTCCAAACGTACCCGCGGGCATTGCTCCTCTGCCTGCAGAATATGGAGCCATTGAGCTACGCGAATTTCAAGCCGCACTTGCACGCCGAAACCCAGATCAATATCACAGCATTCTCGCCCATAGTTATGGCACCGTAGTCGCTGGCAAAGCAGCACAATCTGGACTTGACGCAGACGCCATAATCTTTATGGGAAGCCCTGGAACAGGTGCAAATAATACTTCCGAACTGCATCTTTACTCAGATGAGCCAAGAATAATTGCGATTACTGGGGACCGTGATCCGATAGCATTAAGCGCATCAGCAACTGGAGGCGTGCACGGCCCCGATCCAACACACCCACAATTTGGTGCGGAGGTTTGGCATTCCCAAACCGATCACAGTGGATACTGGGAAGACCAAACCTTCCTCCATCAGATCTCACAACTCCCATACAGATAA
- the adhP gene encoding alcohol dehydrogenase AdhP: MSDTFTAAIVEEFGPNLVIGDLELPKPGPNQALVKLHASGVCHTDLHAAEGDWPVKPEPPFVPGHEGVGEVVALGPGKHSVDIGDIVGNVWLWSACGECEHCRTGWETLCNDAEYGGYTVDGSFGEYMLVDTRYCARIPEGSNPVEVAPILCAGVTVYKGLKVTDTRPGQFVVISGVGGLGHIAVQYAVAMGLRVIAVDIADEKLELAKKHGAEFVVNAREREPGPAITEYTKGGAHGVLVTAVHPQAFGQAIDMARKGGTIVFNGLPPGDFPAPIFDIVFKALTIRGSLVGTRQDLEEALDFYARGMIKPTVTECKLDDINTVFEDMRKGRIDGRMSIRYP; encoded by the coding sequence ATGTCAGATACATTTACAGCGGCAATCGTCGAAGAATTCGGCCCTAATTTGGTAATCGGTGACCTGGAACTGCCAAAGCCGGGCCCGAATCAGGCATTGGTGAAACTTCATGCATCCGGTGTGTGTCATACGGATTTGCATGCCGCAGAAGGCGATTGGCCAGTGAAACCAGAACCGCCATTTGTGCCAGGCCATGAAGGTGTTGGCGAAGTTGTTGCACTTGGGCCAGGAAAACATAGTGTGGATATTGGCGATATTGTTGGCAATGTTTGGCTATGGTCTGCATGCGGTGAATGCGAGCACTGTCGCACTGGTTGGGAAACCTTGTGTAATGATGCAGAATATGGTGGTTACACGGTAGATGGCTCTTTCGGAGAGTACATGCTGGTAGATACTCGTTATTGCGCGCGAATCCCCGAGGGATCCAATCCGGTTGAGGTTGCGCCGATTCTTTGCGCCGGCGTAACGGTATACAAGGGATTGAAGGTTACTGATACCCGTCCTGGGCAATTCGTGGTCATTTCCGGTGTGGGTGGTCTTGGGCATATTGCGGTGCAATATGCCGTTGCGATGGGGTTACGAGTCATTGCCGTGGATATTGCTGATGAGAAATTGGAACTGGCCAAAAAGCATGGTGCTGAGTTTGTGGTAAATGCTCGTGAGCGTGAGCCAGGCCCAGCAATTACCGAATACACAAAGGGTGGTGCACATGGTGTGCTGGTTACCGCTGTCCATCCTCAGGCATTTGGCCAGGCTATAGACATGGCGCGCAAGGGTGGAACCATTGTGTTTAATGGGCTGCCTCCAGGTGACTTCCCCGCACCGATCTTCGATATTGTATTTAAAGCGCTGACCATTCGCGGTTCGCTGGTGGGCACCCGCCAAGACCTCGAGGAAGCGCTTGACTTTTATGCTCGCGGCATGATTAAGCCAACAGTCACAGAGTGCAAGCTCGATGACATCAATACCGTATTCGAAGATATGCGCAAAGGCCGTATTGACGGACGCATGTCGATCCGCTACCCATAA
- the grpE gene encoding nucleotide exchange factor GrpE, protein MTDNPRDPELDKAIDEALAEAEVAAAEAEAADSEASPDASEDVKADAEPDEAEDSTTAESVDGVEVEPDHDGDGEVSDTEAELAERTEDLLRITAEYTNYRRRTERERTVAIEMAKAQVVTALLPLLDDLDLAAQHGALDEAGPLKSLNDKFRATLTSMKVAEFGAEGDDFDPERHEAVQDLSEGDDKAIGTVLRRGYVMGDRLLRTAMVIIADRKQ, encoded by the coding sequence GTGACCGACAACCCGCGTGACCCTGAACTAGATAAGGCGATTGACGAGGCGCTTGCTGAAGCTGAGGTCGCGGCTGCCGAAGCAGAAGCTGCAGATTCGGAGGCTTCTCCAGATGCATCCGAAGATGTGAAGGCGGATGCTGAACCTGATGAAGCCGAAGACTCTACTACTGCCGAATCAGTTGATGGGGTAGAGGTCGAGCCGGATCATGATGGGGATGGTGAGGTCTCTGATACGGAAGCGGAACTTGCTGAACGCACAGAAGATCTGCTACGTATTACCGCGGAGTACACCAATTATCGACGCCGCACGGAGCGGGAACGTACTGTAGCAATCGAAATGGCAAAAGCCCAGGTAGTAACTGCGTTATTGCCATTGCTCGACGATCTAGATCTGGCGGCTCAACATGGCGCACTGGATGAGGCTGGTCCTTTGAAGTCCTTGAACGATAAGTTCCGGGCTACATTGACTTCCATGAAGGTTGCGGAGTTTGGTGCTGAAGGTGATGATTTTGACCCTGAGCGCCACGAAGCTGTCCAAGATCTTTCCGAAGGCGACGATAAGGCAATTGGAACTGTGCTTCGACGTGGCTATGTTATGGGTGATCGATTGCTTCGAACCGCCATGGTGATTATTGCGGATCGTAAACAGTAG
- a CDS encoding heat shock protein transcriptional repressor HspR: MSRDKPDVEFFVISVAAELAGLHAQTLRAYDRMGLVTPLRSRGGGRRYTRRDVDLLREIHRLSQEEGVNLAGIKTIISLETKNERLQRDNERLNAENNELKLELEKLRNKQERPRGEIVHVPRSTAVVMWEPRRRKRS; encoded by the coding sequence ATGAGTAGGGATAAACCAGATGTAGAGTTTTTTGTCATTTCCGTTGCTGCTGAACTTGCTGGATTGCATGCTCAAACTCTTCGAGCCTACGATCGAATGGGTTTGGTAACGCCGCTGCGATCTCGCGGCGGCGGTCGCCGTTATACCCGCCGTGATGTGGATTTGCTCCGCGAAATCCACCGATTAAGCCAAGAAGAAGGCGTGAATCTTGCAGGTATCAAAACGATTATTTCGTTGGAAACTAAAAATGAACGTCTGCAACGGGATAATGAACGGCTCAATGCGGAAAACAATGAGCTGAAATTGGAACTTGAAAAGCTACGCAATAAGCAGGAGCGGCCTCGCGGTGAAATCGTTCATGTGCCACGCTCAACAGCGGTAGTGATGTGGGAGCCGCGCCGTCGGAAACGCTCGTAG
- the dnaK gene encoding molecular chaperone DnaK, giving the protein MGRAVGIDLGTTNSVVAVLEGGDPVVIANAEGSRTTPSVVAFAKNGEVLVGQSAKNQAVTNVDRTIRSVKRHMGEDWNVGIDEKKYTPQEISARTLMKLKRDAEAYLGEEVTDAVITVPAYFEDAQRQATKEAGQIAGLNVLRIINEPTAAALAYGLEKGDKEQTILVFDLGGGTFDVSLLEIGDGVVEVRATAGDNALGGDDWDQRIVDWLVEKFKASSGIDLTKDKMAMQRLREAAEKAKIELSSAQTASINLPYITVDADKNPLFLDETLSRTEFQRITQDLLDRTKAPFNQVIKDAGVSIKDVDHVVLVGGSTRMPAVTDLVKELTGGREPNKGVNPDEVVAVGAALQAGVIRGEVKDVLLLDVTPLSLGIETKGGVMTKLIERNTAIPTTRSETFTTAEDNQPSVQIQVFQGEREIAQHNKLLGSFELGGIAPAPRGLPQIEVTFDIDVNGIVHVTAKDKGTGKENTIKIQDGSGLSQEEIDRMIKDAETHAEEDKRRREEQEVRNSAESMVYQTRKFVTDNEDKISDEIKDKVEGAAKDVEESLKGDNIDDIKKAVDTLSTVSQELGKAIYEAEAANASTASSTTTTDNDVVDAEVVDEEEEKK; this is encoded by the coding sequence ATGGGACGTGCAGTAGGCATTGACCTCGGCACCACAAACTCAGTTGTTGCAGTGCTTGAAGGTGGTGATCCGGTAGTTATTGCAAATGCCGAAGGTTCTCGCACCACACCATCTGTGGTAGCTTTCGCGAAAAACGGCGAAGTATTAGTTGGTCAGTCAGCTAAAAACCAGGCTGTCACCAACGTGGATCGCACCATTCGTTCCGTAAAGCGTCACATGGGTGAGGATTGGAATGTTGGTATCGATGAGAAGAAGTACACTCCTCAGGAAATTTCCGCACGTACCCTGATGAAGCTGAAGCGCGATGCTGAAGCGTACCTTGGAGAAGAAGTTACTGATGCGGTCATTACCGTTCCTGCTTACTTCGAAGATGCTCAGCGTCAGGCAACAAAAGAAGCCGGCCAGATTGCTGGTTTGAATGTGCTCCGCATTATTAACGAGCCTACGGCCGCTGCACTTGCTTATGGTCTTGAAAAAGGTGATAAAGAGCAAACCATCCTGGTATTTGACCTCGGCGGTGGCACCTTTGACGTTTCTTTGTTGGAAATTGGTGATGGTGTTGTAGAGGTTCGCGCAACCGCTGGTGACAATGCCCTCGGTGGTGATGACTGGGATCAGCGCATTGTTGATTGGCTTGTGGAGAAGTTTAAGGCAAGCTCCGGTATTGATCTGACCAAGGACAAGATGGCTATGCAGCGTCTCCGTGAGGCAGCTGAAAAAGCCAAGATTGAACTATCTTCAGCACAGACTGCAAGCATTAACCTGCCTTATATCACTGTTGATGCAGACAAAAACCCATTGTTCTTGGATGAGACCCTGTCTCGGACAGAATTCCAGCGGATCACCCAAGACCTTCTGGATCGCACAAAGGCACCGTTTAACCAGGTTATTAAGGATGCAGGTGTCTCCATTAAAGATGTAGACCATGTTGTGCTTGTTGGCGGTTCTACCCGTATGCCTGCAGTAACTGATTTGGTAAAGGAGCTCACGGGTGGACGTGAACCCAATAAGGGTGTGAACCCAGATGAGGTTGTTGCCGTTGGTGCTGCACTTCAAGCTGGTGTTATCCGTGGCGAAGTAAAGGATGTGCTGCTCCTCGACGTCACTCCGCTGTCACTCGGTATTGAAACCAAGGGTGGGGTTATGACCAAGCTCATTGAGCGGAATACTGCTATCCCGACCACGCGTTCCGAGACCTTTACCACTGCTGAAGACAACCAGCCTTCGGTACAGATTCAGGTTTTCCAGGGTGAGCGTGAAATCGCACAACACAATAAGTTGCTTGGCTCCTTTGAACTTGGTGGTATTGCTCCGGCGCCTCGCGGTCTGCCTCAAATCGAAGTCACCTTCGACATTGACGTTAACGGTATCGTGCACGTAACTGCGAAGGATAAGGGTACCGGCAAGGAAAACACCATTAAGATCCAAGATGGTTCTGGCCTGTCCCAGGAAGAAATTGATCGGATGATCAAGGACGCTGAAACCCATGCTGAGGAAGACAAGCGTCGCCGCGAAGAGCAAGAAGTACGTAACTCTGCAGAGTCCATGGTCTACCAGACTCGTAAGTTCGTTACCGATAATGAGGACAAGATCTCCGATGAGATCAAGGACAAGGTTGAAGGTGCGGCAAAAGACGTTGAAGAGTCACTCAAGGGTGACAATATCGACGACATTAAGAAGGCTGTAGATACTCTTTCCACCGTTTCTCAAGAGTTGGGCAAGGCGATTTACGAAGCTGAAGCTGCGAACGCTTCCACTGCTTCGAGCACCACAACAACCGATAACGATGTTGTTGATGCTGAGGTAGTTGACGAGGAAGAAGAGAAGAAGTGA
- a CDS encoding carbon-nitrogen hydrolase family protein yields the protein MRIAAVQIQTGPDILENLAKVEHWARKAANLGVELMVFPEATMKAFGTGRLDNIAEDLDDAFASKIRELAEELEVVIVLGMFCPADIHQGKNRIYNTALITGPGIHRGYQKIHTYDAFGFRESDTVKPGTELVVFPWKGANIGVAVCFDVRFPQQFQDLARNGAQVIVLPASWSSGPGKVEQWQLLTAARALDSTSFLIACDQALPVTENSDGAPTGVGRSAIIGPTGVRIAEANEQEEIIYADIDISQVERVRTTIPVL from the coding sequence ATGCGAATCGCAGCGGTGCAAATCCAAACCGGGCCCGATATCCTGGAGAATTTAGCAAAAGTAGAGCACTGGGCGCGGAAAGCCGCGAACCTTGGTGTTGAGCTTATGGTGTTCCCCGAGGCCACAATGAAAGCATTTGGTACTGGGCGCCTGGACAATATTGCGGAAGACCTCGATGATGCATTTGCTAGTAAAATTCGGGAACTTGCAGAAGAGCTCGAAGTGGTCATCGTACTTGGCATGTTCTGCCCAGCAGATATTCATCAAGGGAAAAACCGGATTTATAATACTGCGCTAATTACTGGGCCAGGCATACATCGTGGATACCAGAAAATACATACATATGATGCTTTTGGTTTCCGCGAATCCGATACCGTAAAACCAGGGACAGAACTTGTGGTCTTTCCTTGGAAAGGCGCAAACATTGGGGTAGCAGTATGCTTTGACGTGCGATTTCCGCAGCAATTCCAGGATTTGGCGCGAAATGGTGCTCAGGTCATTGTGCTTCCAGCATCTTGGTCATCTGGGCCGGGGAAAGTAGAGCAATGGCAATTGCTTACTGCCGCTAGGGCACTTGATTCCACTTCATTTCTTATCGCCTGTGATCAAGCATTACCTGTAACAGAAAACTCTGATGGGGCTCCGACTGGGGTGGGCCGTTCCGCAATTATTGGACCAACGGGCGTGAGAATCGCAGAAGCCAACGAACAAGAAGAAATTATCTATGCCGATATCGATATTTCACAGGTGGAACGCGTGCGAACAACGATCCCGGTGCTATAG